Proteins from a genomic interval of Medicago truncatula cultivar Jemalong A17 chromosome 3, MtrunA17r5.0-ANR, whole genome shotgun sequence:
- the LOC11446406 gene encoding LOW QUALITY PROTEIN: small ribosomal subunit biogenesis GTPase RsgA 1, mitochondrial-like (The sequence of the model RefSeq protein was modified relative to this genomic sequence to represent the inferred CDS: inserted 1 base in 1 codon; substituted 1 base at 1 genomic stop codon): MNIKDYASGGIYNWNILEPGSSFQYKSSGNPRTCDTADGENWFEPILGSKWYDDQRVAEVSTRSGRRKHTTHHVSPLPLSGGGSLADTPGFNQPSLLKVTKQSIAQTFPEVSISCTNSCNXVFGNXYTILFRLRTGDMGSQQAEPRLVLKKHRRQSRKKTNQSILDDLDDDDNLLDEENDPLLNALRNENP; encoded by the exons ATGAACATCaaa GATTATGCTTCTGGTGGAATTTACAACTGGAATATATTAGAGCCTGGATCTAGTTTT CAATACAAGTCTTCGGGCAATCCTCGTACTTGTGATACTGCAGATGGGGAAAATTGGTTTGAACCT ATTTTAGGTAGCAAGTGGTATGACGACCAGCGAGTTGCAGAGGTTTCAACTAGAAGTGGCAGGAGGAAGCATACGACTCATCATGTCTCTCCGCTTCCATTATCTGGAGGGGGTTCTCTTGCTGATACTCCTGGATTTAACCAGCCTAGTTTATTGAAAGTGACAAAGCAATCTATTGCACAAACTTTTCCCGAAGTTAGTATCTCTTGCACAAACTCTTGTA AAGTATTTGGTAACTAATACACTATTCTTTTCAGGTTAAGGACAGGAGATATGGGTTCTCAGCAAGCAGAGCCACGTTTGGTGCTTAAGAAGCATAGAAGACAGTCTCGGAAGAAGACTAACCAATCAATTTTAGATGATCTTGATGATGACGACAATTTGCTTGATGAGGAGAACGATCCCCTTTTAAATGCTTTGAGGAATGAAAATCCTTAA